The Deltaproteobacteria bacterium genome contains a region encoding:
- a CDS encoding phosphotransferase family protein encodes MRREPAGRSPRAAPNRRRPETAARRRRRPRPGSSCGRRRLARARRRARRARTGGTARRRRRCAGAGPRARRAARDASARRDSAAAGPASRAGSARPSSARSRSARAGSRSGRRARRRRARRGSPRARARRSSGRRRWSNGCDARSWCGRRVRRGTARNQPSAKMPTEERSMELVELEERLAPFARENYSDPEASVRDVHKMPGHAGFAYGFSVVSRGSKESWFLRLPPPNVQWKGTADVLRQVAVLRALDGGPVPHCSVKWAGADLGWFGRPYFVVPKLEGDVLRFGPGQWGEKLGETQRREMARRAMTALANIHRVDWRAKLDYLGAPVPFEDDVVRWDRFVERAADPESMRLQPEVRAKLLARLPEDAPIGLFHGDYNWMNTFWSPDGRLLAVIDWELCGIGATLNDVGWVATFNDPLAWASDAAPTPILIPADELIALYARAWGDPLPDLGWFRALAAYKFAIITGLNLGLHRRGKRHDPLWEITGRSIVPLLERARALLTSGP; translated from the coding sequence ATGCGACGCGAACCCGCGGGTCGCTCGCCCCGAGCGGCGCCGAATCGCCGTCGCCCGGAAACAGCAGCGCGTAGGCGTAGACGGCCGCGGCCAGGTAGTAGCTGCGGTCGCCGGAGGCTTGCGCGTGCGCGTAGGAGAGCTCGGAGAGCGCGAACAGGCGGTACTGCGCGCCGGCGTCGCCGATGCGCCGGTGCAGGACCTCGAGCGCGACGCGCGGCTCGCGACGCCAGCGCTCGTAGAGATTCTGCCGCTGCAGGACCTGCGTCGAGAGCAGGCTCGGCTCGCCCGAGTTCAGCACGTTCGAGGTCAGCTCGCGCTGGATCGAGGTCGGGTCGGCGGGCGAGACGCCGACGGGCGCGCCGAGGCAGCCCGCGAGCGCGAGCACGGCGCAGCTCAGGCCGGCGGCGGTGGAGCAACGGATGCGACGCGCGTTCATGGTGCGGGCGCAGGGTAAGGCGAGGGACAGCCCGCAACCAGCCCTCGGCTAAGATGCCGACGGAGGAGCGAAGCATGGAGCTGGTCGAGCTCGAGGAACGCCTTGCGCCGTTCGCGCGCGAGAACTACTCCGACCCGGAGGCCTCGGTCCGCGACGTGCACAAGATGCCCGGCCACGCCGGCTTCGCCTACGGATTCTCGGTGGTCTCGCGCGGGAGCAAGGAGAGCTGGTTCCTGCGCCTGCCGCCCCCGAACGTGCAGTGGAAGGGGACGGCCGACGTGCTGCGCCAGGTCGCGGTACTTCGCGCGCTCGACGGAGGCCCGGTTCCGCACTGCTCGGTGAAGTGGGCCGGCGCGGATCTGGGCTGGTTCGGCCGTCCCTACTTCGTGGTGCCGAAGCTCGAGGGCGACGTGCTCCGCTTCGGCCCAGGCCAGTGGGGCGAGAAGCTCGGCGAGACGCAGCGCCGCGAGATGGCCCGGCGCGCGATGACGGCGCTCGCGAACATCCACCGCGTCGATTGGCGCGCCAAGCTCGATTACCTGGGCGCGCCGGTTCCGTTCGAGGACGACGTCGTCCGCTGGGACCGCTTCGTCGAGCGCGCGGCCGACCCGGAGTCCATGCGGCTTCAGCCGGAGGTGCGCGCGAAGCTCCTGGCGCGTCTGCCCGAAGACGCGCCGATCGGCCTGTTCCACGGCGACTACAACTGGATGAACACGTTCTGGTCGCCGGACGGCCGGCTGCTCGCGGTGATCGATTGGGAGCTTTGCGGAATCGGAGCGACACTGAACGATGTCGGATGGGTCGCCACGTTCAACGATCCCCTGGCCTGGGCGAGCGACGCAGCTCCGACGCCGATCCTGATCCCCGCCGACGAGCTGATCGCGCTCTACGCACGCGCCTGGGGCGACCCGCTTCCCGACCTCGGCTGGTTCCGCGCGCTCGCCGCGTACAAGTTCGCGATCATCACCGGCCTGAACCTGGGCCTGCAC